The genomic DNA GCTTTAAGATAACTTCGGGCTCCTCTAGCCAGTCGAGGATTCCGTGAATATCTGCCTTGAAGAGTCTTAATATTCGCGATGTAATTGTCATATGGCACCTATTTTGTTTTGTTTCGCTTGTCCTTAGTTATTAGAACCTAATCTTTGCTCACGCCGGCCCTTTAACTGGAGCTCCTTAGAAAGGCGATTTTGCTTTTCAGGTTGCTCGGCTAGTGGACCGCTAAAGGCACTTTCCATGTGGGACTGAACTGCACCTAAGTCCGCCTCAAGGCGGTCAGTCCTTAGTTCGGCGCCGCTCTTTTTTTCAGCTTTAGCTATTCCCTGGCGATAGCTGTTTATGGCATCTACGGCTTTTTCCTTGTCGCCTCGAGAAATTGCTTCGCTAACCGTGAGCTTCATTTTGCCGTAGTTATTCTCTACCCAGCTCTTGCGGTACATATCCTTATCCATGGAAGCAACCGCCTCGTCGCGCCTGGCTGGGGCAACGACGCTGTAGCGGAGAGGGTTTTTGGGCGCTCCAATGTTACGGCTTTTGCCTTTAGTCGTAATGTTTAGAGAGATGTTAGCAAGGTCAAAGTCGCCGAGCTCAGACGTTGGTGCGCGAAAGGTGAAAATTATGTTCTTATTGCTACCATTTAGCAGCTGACCGGTCTGGATGCGCACAGTAGATGCATTGCCATGATCCTGACTATAAGGGTAACTGCCAGCATCGACCAAGTGCACGCCGGGCTTAAGCGTTAGCTCGATAGAGCTAGTTTCCGCATAGAGGCTCCTGCTGTCGCTTAGGTTTTTTGCCAGTATCTCACCCAGCAGATCTAGATGCTCCAAGTAAGAGTAACTTCCCATGCCATAGTCGGCCATGGAGGCCATTAGGGTTTCATTAAACCCTAAACCCATGCCAATGGTGGAGAGGACAATTGATCGGCCAGCGAATTGACCAGCAAGCCGGTTTAGTTCCGGCAGAGAAGTTATTCCCTCGTTAGCTTCGCCATCGGATAGCAAGATGACTTTGCGCGTCCTGTCGGATGGACTGTCTTGAATTAAGCCAAGTGCTGCGTTTAGACCATCGGATAGATTAGTTGAGTTGCCGGGTTGTAATTGAGCAATTGCATTGCTCAAGCTTTCCCGTGCGCTGGCGCTAACGGCTTGCAACCCAGAGTGGACCACTGCTGAGGAGTCGAAGGAAATTAGCGCAAAGCGATCATTTTCGCTAAGTTGGTTTAATAACTCCTTTAATGCGGCCTTGGCATAGGGCAGTTTTCTGGGATCTGCCATTGACCCGCTGCGGTCGAGCACTATGGTCATATCCGTGGCGCGATCTATGCGTTTGCACTCAGTTCCTAGCGAGGGGGTTTTTATGGCTAGATTTAAGTAGACGGTTCCGTCTTCGTTTTGCACCAGTTTAGTTTGGGATAGCGATGGGCTAAGTGCGATGTCGCTGTTATTATTTGCTGCCTGAGTGGTGTTAGAAAGCTCGGGTGGCAGCTCGGCGTTTAGGTTCGCTGGCGAGACTGAGAAGTAGGCAGCGGCTCCAACTGCAACTGCTGTGGTTATTATTAGGGTTAGATATAGCGCCAAGCCAATTCTACGCGAGTTGGCAGCTCGTCTTAGTCTAGTTATTATTGAACTCATGTTATTTACTCCTTGTGTTATGTTTCGTCTCGGCCTAAAGAGCGGTGGCCTTAGGAACGAGTGTAGTGCATATTGGGTTAAGGATTGTAGACACGAGACTGTAAAAAGATTTGATAAAGATTTTACGATATTTTTACAAAGGCAAGAGCTGGAACTGCTGTATAATACTTTTTAGAGTGCAGTTGCGTAGATTACTGGTAAGGGGTTGATATGAATAGGAAGGCCAAAATATTAGTGGTTGAGGACGAGGAAGCTATACGCGCGGGATTGGTAGATGTTTTAGTTTATCATGGCTATGAGGTCGAGTTTAGTGCCGATGGGGCGGAGGCTTTAGAGATGGCTAGGAAGGAAAAGTACGATTTAATTCTTCTAGATGTTATGCTTCCTTCTTTGGATGGCTTTAGTGTCTGCAATGCAATAAGAGAAACTGATCGAGTGCAGCCAATTGTCATGCTTACCGCGAGAACCAGCGAAGAAGACATTATCGAGGGTTTGACATTGGGAGCGGATGATTACATCGCTAAACCCTTTTCCGTGCGCGAGCTAGTGTTAAGACTGGAAGCGGTGCTGAGGCGTAGCGGCAAACTGAAAGCTTCTACCCAGAAGCTAAGAGTTGGCGAAAGTTTAGAGATCGATGTGGCGAATTTGCTAGGCGTTCATATGGCTGGTGCTGAGCAGGGAAAGGTGGTGGATGAGATTGTGTTTACGCGGCGGGAAGTTGAGATTTTACAGTATCTCCAGGAAAACAGCTCTCGTCCGGTATCGCGGCATGAGCTCCTGCAGGAGGTGTGGGGATATAGTAAGGCATCGCAAATTGAGACTAGGACTGTAGACATTCATATTGCTAAACTTAGGCGTAAGATTGAAGTCGATCCCAAGAATCCCCACTGTCTAGTTACTGTCCGCGGTGAGGGATATAAGTTGTTGAGCGGAGTAGAGAGGAGCGGCAAGTGTGAAGGTTAGAAACCGCAAAAGTCGGCGCTTGCGGCGCCGCTTGGCGCTAGCGCTGCTTGTGTTTTTGTCCCTGTTGGCGCTTCCGCTTTATGTAATCTTTGAGAAGGTGTACGCGCAACTTGGAATGGAGGCTTTTTACGCGCGTCGGATTGCGGCTGAGGAGTTATTGCATCGCATAGATGATCTCATTGTAAACATTGTAAGGGAAGAGGAAGGCCGCGAATTTAGCGAATACGGCTATTTTAAAGTGGAGCAGCAGGAACTGTGGCGGCGAAAAG from Deltaproteobacteria bacterium includes the following:
- a CDS encoding VWA domain-containing protein, which produces MSSIITRLRRAANSRRIGLALYLTLIITTAVAVGAAAYFSVSPANLNAELPPELSNTTQAANNNSDIALSPSLSQTKLVQNEDGTVYLNLAIKTPSLGTECKRIDRATDMTIVLDRSGSMADPRKLPYAKAALKELLNQLSENDRFALISFDSSAVVHSGLQAVSASARESLSNAIAQLQPGNSTNLSDGLNAALGLIQDSPSDRTRKVILLSDGEANEGITSLPELNRLAGQFAGRSIVLSTIGMGLGFNETLMASMADYGMGSYSYLEHLDLLGEILAKNLSDSRSLYAETSSIELTLKPGVHLVDAGSYPYSQDHGNASTVRIQTGQLLNGSNKNIIFTFRAPTSELGDFDLANISLNITTKGKSRNIGAPKNPLRYSVVAPARRDEAVASMDKDMYRKSWVENNYGKMKLTVSEAISRGDKEKAVDAINSYRQGIAKAEKKSGAELRTDRLEADLGAVQSHMESAFSGPLAEQPEKQNRLSKELQLKGRREQRLGSNN
- a CDS encoding response regulator transcription factor, translating into MNRKAKILVVEDEEAIRAGLVDVLVYHGYEVEFSADGAEALEMARKEKYDLILLDVMLPSLDGFSVCNAIRETDRVQPIVMLTARTSEEDIIEGLTLGADDYIAKPFSVRELVLRLEAVLRRSGKLKASTQKLRVGESLEIDVANLLGVHMAGAEQGKVVDEIVFTRREVEILQYLQENSSRPVSRHELLQEVWGYSKASQIETRTVDIHIAKLRRKIEVDPKNPHCLVTVRGEGYKLLSGVERSGKCEG